CTGCACCCAAGCGCGGCGCCAGCCGCTATCAGGCACCGGCAAAGAAGCCTATTCCGGGCTGGCTGTGGATGGCCATCGGCCTCACGGTCGGCGCGTTTATCGTGTTTCTGATGAAGCTGGACCCGGGCAAGGGTGATGACGTAAAGCGCGTCAAACAAGAGCAGCAGAAGGCCACCAAAATGGCCGAAGCCAACAAGACCGCGCCTAGCCCGACTGCACCGGTGAAGCCGAAGTACGATTTCTACACGCTGCTGCCGGAATCGGAAGTAATCGTACCGCCGGACGCCGTGCCGGAAAAAACCCTGCCGACCCCGCAAGTGCCGACAACGCCGGTGACCCCGGCAGAAGCCGCGAAAATCGACACCGCGCGCGCCCAGGCCGCGCTGGCCGGGATCACCCCGCCGCCACCGCCACCGGTTGCAGAAACCAAAGCCGCGCCGGTGACCAAGTTCTTCCTGCAAGCGGGCTCGTTCCCGAAACAGGCGGATGCGGATCGTGTACGGGCGCAGATCATTTTGCTGGGACAGACGGTGACTGTGGAGTCCGGCACGGTGAAGGATGCGACCTGGTACCGCGTGCTCGTGGGGCCGTTCAGCAACCGTGAACAGCTGACCGTGGCGCAGAAGCAACTGGCGGGCGCAGGCTTTAGCAACCTGTTGTTACAACAGCGCCAGAGCCGCTGATTCAGGCTCAACACCGATAAAAATGTGGGAGCTGGCTTGCGTGCGATAGCGATGTAACAGTCAATATTTTCAGTGACTGACACACCGCTATCGCAGGCAAGCCAGCTCCCACATTTGGTTTTGTGGTGTGCTTGAGAACGTGTAAGACCAATAAACACCGCTCGTCCGCACTCACGTCCTACGGTTGAAATCATCCCCACCACCCCCATATCAGTTTCCATCAGGGCATTTTCGCCCCGCTGCGTGGAGACTCTCCCCTTGACCACCATCGTTTCAGTACGTCGCCACGGCAAAGTCGTCATGGGCGGCGACGGCCAGGTTTCCCTTGGCAACACCGTGATGAAAGGCAACGCCAAGAAAGTCCGTCGCCTGTACCACGGCCAGGTTCTCGCAGGCTTTGCCGGCGCTACCGCCGACGCCTTCACCCTCTTCGAGCGTTTTGAAGGCCAACTGGAAAAACACCAGGGCCACCTCGTGCGCGCCGCTGTCGAGCTTGCCAAAGAATGGCGCACCGACCGCTCCCTCAGCCGCCTGGAAGCCATGCTGGCCGTCGCCAACAAAGACGCTTCCCTGATCATCACCGGTAACGGCGATGTGGTTGAGCCTGAACATGGCCTGATCGCCATGGGGTCCGGTGGCGGCTACGCCCAAGCGGCCGCCAGCGCACTGATGAAGAAAACCGACCTGTCGGCCCGCGAAATCGTCGAGACTGCCTTGGGCATCGCGGGCGATATCTGCGTGTTCACCAACCACAACTTCACCATTGAGGAGCAGGACCTCGCCGAATAAGCCGTAGGCTTATTCCCGCTTGAGGCCGCCAAACACTATGTCCATGACTCCCCGCGAAATCGTCCATGAACTTAATCGCCATATCATCGGCCAGGACGATGCCAAGCGCGCCGTTGCCATTGCGCTGCGTAACCGCTGGCGCCGCATGCAACTGCCCGAAGAACTGCGCGTTGAAGTAACGCCGAAGAACATCCTGATGATCGGGCCGACCGGCGTCGGTAAAACCGAAATCGCCCGGCGCCTGGCCAAACTGGCCAACGCCCCGTTTATCAAGGTCGAAGCCACCAAGTTCACCGAAGTCGGCTATGTGGGCCGTGACGTCGAGTCGATCATCCGTGACCTGGCCGACGCCGCCCTGAAGCTGTTGCGCGAACAGGAAATGACCA
The genomic region above belongs to Pseudomonas poae and contains:
- a CDS encoding SPOR domain-containing protein, encoding MAAKKKPAPKRGASRYQAPAKKPIPGWLWMAIGLTVGAFIVFLMKLDPGKGDDVKRVKQEQQKATKMAEANKTAPSPTAPVKPKYDFYTLLPESEVIVPPDAVPEKTLPTPQVPTTPVTPAEAAKIDTARAQAALAGITPPPPPPVAETKAAPVTKFFLQAGSFPKQADADRVRAQIILLGQTVTVESGTVKDATWYRVLVGPFSNREQLTVAQKQLAGAGFSNLLLQQRQSR
- the hslV gene encoding ATP-dependent protease subunit HslV, translating into MTTIVSVRRHGKVVMGGDGQVSLGNTVMKGNAKKVRRLYHGQVLAGFAGATADAFTLFERFEGQLEKHQGHLVRAAVELAKEWRTDRSLSRLEAMLAVANKDASLIITGNGDVVEPEHGLIAMGSGGGYAQAAASALMKKTDLSAREIVETALGIAGDICVFTNHNFTIEEQDLAE